TGATCAAAAAAGTGCAGCGATCGGATCCGCTGGCATGCGCCCACGACAACGCCAGAGCTCTTCGACCCCGGTGTTGCCGAAGCTTCCTCCAATTCTAGCAAGACGCCTAACAGACAGTTCGATGGCGGCGTTTGACGCACCAACTGAGGCCGGACGTTGCGTCTCTGCTGGAGCCCGGTGTCGGTGTATATTTATCCTTGGCACTTTAGCCGGTGAGGCAGCTGGTGACGACGTTCAGGAAATGCTCAATCGCCATAGCTGTGTGTGTGCTGGCGACCGTGTGCGCCGGCTTCACAAAGCCTGTTCGCGTCGTGGCGGTCGGCGCCAGCAACACGCAAGGCTGGTACGTTGGAAAGCAGGGCGCTTACCCAGCCAAGTTGGAATCCCTGCTGAGAGAGAAGGGCGTCAATGCGAACGTCGTCAATGCGGGCGTTCCCTTCGATACTACAGCCGGCATGCTCAAGCGCATTGATCGCGATGTGCCAACGGGAACCGACATCGTAATCTTGCAGCCTGGAGGCAACGACAGGCGTTTCCTGGTTACGATGGAGCAGCGGGCGGCCAACATCGCCGCGATGGAGCGGCGGTTGCGTGATCGCGCCATCAAAGTGATCGTGTACGACGAAACGATTCCT
This Bradyrhizobium sp. CCBAU 53421 DNA region includes the following protein-coding sequences:
- a CDS encoding GDSL-type esterase/lipase family protein; translation: MTTFRKCSIAIAVCVLATVCAGFTKPVRVVAVGASNTQGWYVGKQGAYPAKLESLLREKGVNANVVNAGVPFDTTAGMLKRIDRDVPTGTDIVILQPGGNDRRFLVTMEQRAANIAAMERRLRDRAIKVIVYDETIPPQYYAFDFIHLTADGHAFIASQLLPRVLAMIDGRAIPASPQAR